The following are encoded together in the Osmia lignaria lignaria isolate PbOS001 chromosome 13, iyOsmLign1, whole genome shotgun sequence genome:
- the Pdf gene encoding pigment-dispersing factor, whose amino-acid sequence MASTKYVIIVIMMLGVAHQALGVAEESNRNLVGPNFPYGRGLNNELQLARLLLLPQWLCHPKRNSELINSLLGLPKNMNIAGK is encoded by the exons ATGGCATCGACAAAGTACGTGATCATCGTAATTATGATGCTGGGAGTAGCACACCAAGCTTTAGGAGTAGCTGAAGAGTCTAACAGAAATCTTGTAGGTCCGAACTTCCCGTACGGCAGAGGACTG AATAACGAATTGCAACTTGCTAGACTGCTACTTCTGCCACAATGGCTCTGTCATCCTAAACGCAATTCTGAGCTAATAAACTCGCTGCTGGGTCTACCGAAAAACATGAACATCGCTGGAAAATAA
- the Pitslre gene encoding cyclin dependent kinase 11B pitslre isoform X2 yields MSETRLDMDIDNQSEDGEIKKSPSKDMEDFSFSEEDGGDTADSLDIKPPQAVVRHYKSNSSRRRDKHGDRRDRREEKERKSRHHERGEDRHRDKHRHRRHGMDILERSDRSDGSKRDRERLERLERMEGHRERESRHDRKERSTGDRVLEDLRERLLDKRRERREDSRDMRDYKVETRREIRIEDTRELRESRERREIRLEDMRERREVRTIADDVRERREIRIEDHRHMRVMEEQYSETELMERPERKDADDMEINEIPMQPKDPKEMTEQELRKERLLEADREMARRKEVSRLELQARRMKRGEKRPLSPDNNQDPSVVELSDESPSPVHSDEVRSKSIESRHSSDGQRSIRERSSDRHSSDSSESSSEDDDESNDSNKGSNADSNDGSDYNNPSPLSVDRLAKSDHSDGESPGHVDSNGATKIVEEEEKKEEEPELPPYLPAIQGCRSVEEFQCLNRIAEGTYGVVYRARDKRTDEIVALKRLKMEKEKEGFPITSLREINTLLQAQHPNIVTVREIVVGSNMDKIFIVMDYVEHDLKSLMETMKQKKQVFIPGEVKCLMQQLLRAVAHLHDNWILHRDLKTSNLLLSHRGVLKVGDFGLAREYGSPLRQYTPIVVTLWYRAPELLLSEKEYSTPVDMWSVGCIFAELLRMEALFPGKSEIDQLNRIFKELGTPNDRIWPGYSKLPMVQKIPFAHYPVNNLRQRFSLSLSDLGIELLNKFLTYDPQQRISAEDAVKHGYFTEAPLPIDPQMFPTWPAKSELGLRTANASPKPPSGGKEYKQLGDGDDADLSNSGFHMGLMEGGRQPPVGGGFHLKF; encoded by the exons atGTCAGAAACTAGACTTGACATGGATATTGATAACCAAAGCGAAGacggagaaataaaaaaaagcccCTCAAAGGATATGGAAGATTTTAG CTTTTCAGAGGAGGACGGTGGAGATACCGCTGATTCTTTGGATATAAAACCACCGCAGGCTGTTGTTCGCCATTATAAATCAAATTCTTCGAGAAGACGAGATAAGCATGGTGATAGGAGAGATCGTagggaagaaaaagaacgaaAGTCACGGCATCACGAACGCGGGGAAGACAGGCATAGAGATAAACACAGACATCGTAGACACGGCATGGACATTTTAGAGAGATCAGATCGTTCCGACGGTTCTAAAAGGGATAGGGAAAGATTAGAAAGGTTGGAAAGAATGGAAGGCCATAGAGAAAGAGAATCTAGGCATGATAGAAAAGAGAGAAGTACAGGTGATCGTGTTTTGGAGGATTTGAGAGAGCG ATTACTGGACAAAAGACGAGAAAGGCGAGAAGATTCACGAGACATGCGAGATTACAAAGTAGAAACTCGTCGGGAAATTCGTATAGAAGATACTCGCGAGTTACGCGAATCGCGCGAGCGTAGAGAAATACGATTAGAAGACATGCGAGAACGTCGCGAAGTACGTACCATCGCGGATGACGTTAGAGAGCGCCGTGAGATACGCATAGAGGATCACAGACACATGAGAGTAATGGAGGAGCAATATTCGGAAACAGAGCTGATGGAGCGACCTGAAAGAA AGGACGCTGATGATATGGAAATCAATGAGATACCGATGCAGCCAAAGGATCCAAAGGAAATGACCGAGCAAGAGCTTCGAAAGGAAAGATTGTTAGAAGCTGACAGAGAAATGGCCAGGAGGAAAGAAGTCTCCAGATTAGAATTGCAAGCGCGACGAatgaaaagaggagaaaaacgaCCATTAAGCCCTGATAACAATCAAGATCCGTCTGTCGTAGAACTTTCAGATGAAAGTCCAAGCCCGGTTCACTCGGACGAAGTTCGTTCTAAATCTATCGA GTCCAGGCATTCATCCGACGGTCAAAGGAGTATCCGTGAAAGATCTTCAGACAGACATTCTTCTGATTCATCAGAGTCTAGCAGTGAGGACGACGATGAGTCGAACGATTCGAATAAAGGTTCTAACGCTGACTCCAATGATGGTTCCGATTATAATAATCCAAGCCCGTTATCCGTGGATCGGTTAGCCAAATCGGATCACTCAGACGGAGAATCACCTGGTCACGTTGATTCGAACGGCGCGACAAAGATTGTCgaggaagaggagaagaaagaagaggagccTGAATTGCCACCGTATTTACCAGCGATTCAAG GTTGTAGAAGTGTGGAAGAATTTCAGTGTTTGAACCGTATCGCGGAGGGTACTTACGGTGTAGTTTACAGAGCACGAGACAAACGTACGGATGAAATTGTTGCTCTTAAGCGATTAAAAAtggagaaggaaaaagaaggatTCCCGATTACCAGTCTTAGGGAGATAAACACTTTGCTACAGGCACAGCATCCAAATATCGTTACTGTCAGAGAAATAGTGGTTGGTAGTAACAtggataaaatatttattgtaatgGATTATGTGGAGCATGATTTGAAATCATTGATGGAAACAATGAAACAAAAGAAACAAGTTTTTATACCAG GAGAGGTTAAGTGTCTTATGCAACAATTACTGCGAGCAGTTGCACATTTGCACGATAATTGGATACTGCATCGAGATTTGAAAACGTCGAATTTGTTGTTAAGTCATCGCGGTGTTTTGAAGGTTGGTGATTTTGGTTTAGCTAGGGAATACGGTTCTCCTCTAAGACAGTATACTCCGATTGTTGTAACACTTTGGTACAGAGCTCCTGAATTACTGCTTAGCGAGAAAGAATATAGTACTCCGGTCGACATGTGGTCAGTTGG GTGTATCTTTGCAGAGTTACTAAGAATGGAGGCACTGTTCCCAGGTAAATCTGAAATTGATCAATTAAACAGGATATTCAAGGAATTGGGTACACCGAATGATCGTATATGGCCAGGATACAGTAAACTACCAATGGTGCAAAAGATTCCATTTGCTCATTATCCTGTAAACAATTTGAGGCAACGTTTTAGTTTGTCTCTCTCAGATTTGGGTATCGAATTATTAAACAA GTTTCTCACTTACGACCCTCAACAACGAATATCAGCAGAAGATGCTGTGAAACATGGTTATTTTACAGAAGCACCTTTACCGATAGATCCACAAATGTTTCCTACGTGGCCGGCCAAGTCAGAGCTTGGTTTGAGAACGGCAAATGCTTCGCCGAAACCGCCAAGCGGTGGAAAAGAGTACAAACAATTAGGAGACGGTGATGATGCTGATTTAAGTAATTCCGGTTTTCACATGGGTCTTATGGAAGGTGGAAGACAACCGCCTGTCGGTGGTGGTTTTCATTTAAAGTTTTAG
- the Pitslre gene encoding cyclin dependent kinase 11B pitslre isoform X1 — MSETRLDMDIDNQSEDGEIKKSPSKDMEDFSFSEEDGGDTADSLDIKPPQAVVRHYKSNSSRRRDKHGDRRDRREEKERKSRHHERGEDRHRDKHRHRRHGMDILERSDRSDGSKRDRERLERLERMEGHRERESRHDRKERSTGDRVLEDLRERLLDKRRERREDSRDMRDYKVETRREIRIEDTRELRESRERREIRLEDMRERREVRTIADDVRERREIRIEDHRHMRVMEEQYSETELMERPERSEKRHKRSHKHDRLRDRDREKAEREKEHREKQLREAMEIVTEDADDMEINEIPMQPKDPKEMTEQELRKERLLEADREMARRKEVSRLELQARRMKRGEKRPLSPDNNQDPSVVELSDESPSPVHSDEVRSKSIESRHSSDGQRSIRERSSDRHSSDSSESSSEDDDESNDSNKGSNADSNDGSDYNNPSPLSVDRLAKSDHSDGESPGHVDSNGATKIVEEEEKKEEEPELPPYLPAIQGCRSVEEFQCLNRIAEGTYGVVYRARDKRTDEIVALKRLKMEKEKEGFPITSLREINTLLQAQHPNIVTVREIVVGSNMDKIFIVMDYVEHDLKSLMETMKQKKQVFIPGEVKCLMQQLLRAVAHLHDNWILHRDLKTSNLLLSHRGVLKVGDFGLAREYGSPLRQYTPIVVTLWYRAPELLLSEKEYSTPVDMWSVGCIFAELLRMEALFPGKSEIDQLNRIFKELGTPNDRIWPGYSKLPMVQKIPFAHYPVNNLRQRFSLSLSDLGIELLNKFLTYDPQQRISAEDAVKHGYFTEAPLPIDPQMFPTWPAKSELGLRTANASPKPPSGGKEYKQLGDGDDADLSNSGFHMGLMEGGRQPPVGGGFHLKF; from the exons atGTCAGAAACTAGACTTGACATGGATATTGATAACCAAAGCGAAGacggagaaataaaaaaaagcccCTCAAAGGATATGGAAGATTTTAG CTTTTCAGAGGAGGACGGTGGAGATACCGCTGATTCTTTGGATATAAAACCACCGCAGGCTGTTGTTCGCCATTATAAATCAAATTCTTCGAGAAGACGAGATAAGCATGGTGATAGGAGAGATCGTagggaagaaaaagaacgaaAGTCACGGCATCACGAACGCGGGGAAGACAGGCATAGAGATAAACACAGACATCGTAGACACGGCATGGACATTTTAGAGAGATCAGATCGTTCCGACGGTTCTAAAAGGGATAGGGAAAGATTAGAAAGGTTGGAAAGAATGGAAGGCCATAGAGAAAGAGAATCTAGGCATGATAGAAAAGAGAGAAGTACAGGTGATCGTGTTTTGGAGGATTTGAGAGAGCG ATTACTGGACAAAAGACGAGAAAGGCGAGAAGATTCACGAGACATGCGAGATTACAAAGTAGAAACTCGTCGGGAAATTCGTATAGAAGATACTCGCGAGTTACGCGAATCGCGCGAGCGTAGAGAAATACGATTAGAAGACATGCGAGAACGTCGCGAAGTACGTACCATCGCGGATGACGTTAGAGAGCGCCGTGAGATACGCATAGAGGATCACAGACACATGAGAGTAATGGAGGAGCAATATTCGGAAACAGAGCTGATGGAGCGACCTGAAAGAAGTGAGAAACGACACAAGAGATCTCATAAGCACGATCGACTTCGTGATAGAGACAGAGAAAAAGCGGAACGTGAAAAAGAGCACAGAGAGAAACAGTTACGTGAAGCGATGGAAATTGTTACAGAGGACGCTGATGATATGGAAATCAATGAGATACCGATGCAGCCAAAGGATCCAAAGGAAATGACCGAGCAAGAGCTTCGAAAGGAAAGATTGTTAGAAGCTGACAGAGAAATGGCCAGGAGGAAAGAAGTCTCCAGATTAGAATTGCAAGCGCGACGAatgaaaagaggagaaaaacgaCCATTAAGCCCTGATAACAATCAAGATCCGTCTGTCGTAGAACTTTCAGATGAAAGTCCAAGCCCGGTTCACTCGGACGAAGTTCGTTCTAAATCTATCGA GTCCAGGCATTCATCCGACGGTCAAAGGAGTATCCGTGAAAGATCTTCAGACAGACATTCTTCTGATTCATCAGAGTCTAGCAGTGAGGACGACGATGAGTCGAACGATTCGAATAAAGGTTCTAACGCTGACTCCAATGATGGTTCCGATTATAATAATCCAAGCCCGTTATCCGTGGATCGGTTAGCCAAATCGGATCACTCAGACGGAGAATCACCTGGTCACGTTGATTCGAACGGCGCGACAAAGATTGTCgaggaagaggagaagaaagaagaggagccTGAATTGCCACCGTATTTACCAGCGATTCAAG GTTGTAGAAGTGTGGAAGAATTTCAGTGTTTGAACCGTATCGCGGAGGGTACTTACGGTGTAGTTTACAGAGCACGAGACAAACGTACGGATGAAATTGTTGCTCTTAAGCGATTAAAAAtggagaaggaaaaagaaggatTCCCGATTACCAGTCTTAGGGAGATAAACACTTTGCTACAGGCACAGCATCCAAATATCGTTACTGTCAGAGAAATAGTGGTTGGTAGTAACAtggataaaatatttattgtaatgGATTATGTGGAGCATGATTTGAAATCATTGATGGAAACAATGAAACAAAAGAAACAAGTTTTTATACCAG GAGAGGTTAAGTGTCTTATGCAACAATTACTGCGAGCAGTTGCACATTTGCACGATAATTGGATACTGCATCGAGATTTGAAAACGTCGAATTTGTTGTTAAGTCATCGCGGTGTTTTGAAGGTTGGTGATTTTGGTTTAGCTAGGGAATACGGTTCTCCTCTAAGACAGTATACTCCGATTGTTGTAACACTTTGGTACAGAGCTCCTGAATTACTGCTTAGCGAGAAAGAATATAGTACTCCGGTCGACATGTGGTCAGTTGG GTGTATCTTTGCAGAGTTACTAAGAATGGAGGCACTGTTCCCAGGTAAATCTGAAATTGATCAATTAAACAGGATATTCAAGGAATTGGGTACACCGAATGATCGTATATGGCCAGGATACAGTAAACTACCAATGGTGCAAAAGATTCCATTTGCTCATTATCCTGTAAACAATTTGAGGCAACGTTTTAGTTTGTCTCTCTCAGATTTGGGTATCGAATTATTAAACAA GTTTCTCACTTACGACCCTCAACAACGAATATCAGCAGAAGATGCTGTGAAACATGGTTATTTTACAGAAGCACCTTTACCGATAGATCCACAAATGTTTCCTACGTGGCCGGCCAAGTCAGAGCTTGGTTTGAGAACGGCAAATGCTTCGCCGAAACCGCCAAGCGGTGGAAAAGAGTACAAACAATTAGGAGACGGTGATGATGCTGATTTAAGTAATTCCGGTTTTCACATGGGTCTTATGGAAGGTGGAAGACAACCGCCTGTCGGTGGTGGTTTTCATTTAAAGTTTTAG
- the Pitslre gene encoding cyclin dependent kinase 11B pitslre isoform X3 — MDILERSDRSDGSKRDRERLERLERMEGHRERESRHDRKERSTGDRVLEDLRERLLDKRRERREDSRDMRDYKVETRREIRIEDTRELRESRERREIRLEDMRERREVRTIADDVRERREIRIEDHRHMRVMEEQYSETELMERPERSEKRHKRSHKHDRLRDRDREKAEREKEHREKQLREAMEIVTEDADDMEINEIPMQPKDPKEMTEQELRKERLLEADREMARRKEVSRLELQARRMKRGEKRPLSPDNNQDPSVVELSDESPSPVHSDEVRSKSIESRHSSDGQRSIRERSSDRHSSDSSESSSEDDDESNDSNKGSNADSNDGSDYNNPSPLSVDRLAKSDHSDGESPGHVDSNGATKIVEEEEKKEEEPELPPYLPAIQGCRSVEEFQCLNRIAEGTYGVVYRARDKRTDEIVALKRLKMEKEKEGFPITSLREINTLLQAQHPNIVTVREIVVGSNMDKIFIVMDYVEHDLKSLMETMKQKKQVFIPGEVKCLMQQLLRAVAHLHDNWILHRDLKTSNLLLSHRGVLKVGDFGLAREYGSPLRQYTPIVVTLWYRAPELLLSEKEYSTPVDMWSVGCIFAELLRMEALFPGKSEIDQLNRIFKELGTPNDRIWPGYSKLPMVQKIPFAHYPVNNLRQRFSLSLSDLGIELLNKFLTYDPQQRISAEDAVKHGYFTEAPLPIDPQMFPTWPAKSELGLRTANASPKPPSGGKEYKQLGDGDDADLSNSGFHMGLMEGGRQPPVGGGFHLKF; from the exons ATGGACATTTTAGAGAGATCAGATCGTTCCGACGGTTCTAAAAGGGATAGGGAAAGATTAGAAAGGTTGGAAAGAATGGAAGGCCATAGAGAAAGAGAATCTAGGCATGATAGAAAAGAGAGAAGTACAGGTGATCGTGTTTTGGAGGATTTGAGAGAGCG ATTACTGGACAAAAGACGAGAAAGGCGAGAAGATTCACGAGACATGCGAGATTACAAAGTAGAAACTCGTCGGGAAATTCGTATAGAAGATACTCGCGAGTTACGCGAATCGCGCGAGCGTAGAGAAATACGATTAGAAGACATGCGAGAACGTCGCGAAGTACGTACCATCGCGGATGACGTTAGAGAGCGCCGTGAGATACGCATAGAGGATCACAGACACATGAGAGTAATGGAGGAGCAATATTCGGAAACAGAGCTGATGGAGCGACCTGAAAGAAGTGAGAAACGACACAAGAGATCTCATAAGCACGATCGACTTCGTGATAGAGACAGAGAAAAAGCGGAACGTGAAAAAGAGCACAGAGAGAAACAGTTACGTGAAGCGATGGAAATTGTTACAGAGGACGCTGATGATATGGAAATCAATGAGATACCGATGCAGCCAAAGGATCCAAAGGAAATGACCGAGCAAGAGCTTCGAAAGGAAAGATTGTTAGAAGCTGACAGAGAAATGGCCAGGAGGAAAGAAGTCTCCAGATTAGAATTGCAAGCGCGACGAatgaaaagaggagaaaaacgaCCATTAAGCCCTGATAACAATCAAGATCCGTCTGTCGTAGAACTTTCAGATGAAAGTCCAAGCCCGGTTCACTCGGACGAAGTTCGTTCTAAATCTATCGA GTCCAGGCATTCATCCGACGGTCAAAGGAGTATCCGTGAAAGATCTTCAGACAGACATTCTTCTGATTCATCAGAGTCTAGCAGTGAGGACGACGATGAGTCGAACGATTCGAATAAAGGTTCTAACGCTGACTCCAATGATGGTTCCGATTATAATAATCCAAGCCCGTTATCCGTGGATCGGTTAGCCAAATCGGATCACTCAGACGGAGAATCACCTGGTCACGTTGATTCGAACGGCGCGACAAAGATTGTCgaggaagaggagaagaaagaagaggagccTGAATTGCCACCGTATTTACCAGCGATTCAAG GTTGTAGAAGTGTGGAAGAATTTCAGTGTTTGAACCGTATCGCGGAGGGTACTTACGGTGTAGTTTACAGAGCACGAGACAAACGTACGGATGAAATTGTTGCTCTTAAGCGATTAAAAAtggagaaggaaaaagaaggatTCCCGATTACCAGTCTTAGGGAGATAAACACTTTGCTACAGGCACAGCATCCAAATATCGTTACTGTCAGAGAAATAGTGGTTGGTAGTAACAtggataaaatatttattgtaatgGATTATGTGGAGCATGATTTGAAATCATTGATGGAAACAATGAAACAAAAGAAACAAGTTTTTATACCAG GAGAGGTTAAGTGTCTTATGCAACAATTACTGCGAGCAGTTGCACATTTGCACGATAATTGGATACTGCATCGAGATTTGAAAACGTCGAATTTGTTGTTAAGTCATCGCGGTGTTTTGAAGGTTGGTGATTTTGGTTTAGCTAGGGAATACGGTTCTCCTCTAAGACAGTATACTCCGATTGTTGTAACACTTTGGTACAGAGCTCCTGAATTACTGCTTAGCGAGAAAGAATATAGTACTCCGGTCGACATGTGGTCAGTTGG GTGTATCTTTGCAGAGTTACTAAGAATGGAGGCACTGTTCCCAGGTAAATCTGAAATTGATCAATTAAACAGGATATTCAAGGAATTGGGTACACCGAATGATCGTATATGGCCAGGATACAGTAAACTACCAATGGTGCAAAAGATTCCATTTGCTCATTATCCTGTAAACAATTTGAGGCAACGTTTTAGTTTGTCTCTCTCAGATTTGGGTATCGAATTATTAAACAA GTTTCTCACTTACGACCCTCAACAACGAATATCAGCAGAAGATGCTGTGAAACATGGTTATTTTACAGAAGCACCTTTACCGATAGATCCACAAATGTTTCCTACGTGGCCGGCCAAGTCAGAGCTTGGTTTGAGAACGGCAAATGCTTCGCCGAAACCGCCAAGCGGTGGAAAAGAGTACAAACAATTAGGAGACGGTGATGATGCTGATTTAAGTAATTCCGGTTTTCACATGGGTCTTATGGAAGGTGGAAGACAACCGCCTGTCGGTGGTGGTTTTCATTTAAAGTTTTAG